The Stigmatella erecta genome window below encodes:
- a CDS encoding MJ1255/VC2487 family glycosyltransferase: protein MRILYGVVGEGMGHATRSRVLLEELTREHEVHIVVSGRAQQYLARSFQNVHGIWGLTLAYEGNSVKKWQTVLQNLQGAVTGLPGNIRQYFELVEQFRPEVVISDFETFSYLFAKAHRLPVISVDNMQIINRCSHESGLLAGYEDAFEGTRALVKGKLPGAFHYLVTTFFYPPVRKERTTLAPSILRPEILAAKSEPGEHLLVYQTATTNTQLPGILQQSGMPCRIYGVRRHITQDEVEGHLTYRPFSEQGFIEDLRTARAVVAGGGYTLMSEAVYLHKPVLSIPVEGQFEQIINGLYLERLGYGMHARHLTADTLREFLARVPRCQEALKGYVQEGNTRMLAALGEQLERAYAYRGHWRAEMAEQD from the coding sequence ATGAGAATCCTCTATGGCGTGGTGGGCGAGGGCATGGGCCACGCGACGCGCTCCCGGGTCCTGCTCGAGGAGCTCACCCGGGAGCACGAGGTCCACATCGTCGTGTCGGGCCGGGCCCAGCAGTACCTGGCCCGGAGCTTCCAGAACGTGCACGGCATCTGGGGGCTCACCCTGGCCTACGAGGGCAACTCGGTGAAGAAGTGGCAGACGGTGCTGCAGAACCTCCAGGGGGCGGTGACGGGCCTGCCGGGCAACATCCGCCAGTACTTCGAGCTGGTGGAGCAGTTCCGGCCCGAGGTGGTCATCAGCGACTTCGAGACGTTCAGCTACCTGTTCGCCAAGGCCCACCGGCTGCCAGTCATCAGCGTGGACAACATGCAGATCATCAACCGGTGCAGCCACGAGTCGGGGCTCCTGGCGGGGTACGAGGATGCCTTCGAGGGCACGCGGGCCCTCGTCAAGGGCAAGCTGCCGGGGGCATTCCACTACCTCGTCACCACGTTCTTCTATCCGCCGGTGCGCAAGGAGCGCACCACGCTGGCCCCGTCCATCCTGCGCCCGGAAATCCTGGCGGCGAAGTCCGAGCCCGGCGAGCACCTGCTGGTGTACCAGACGGCCACCACCAACACGCAGCTGCCGGGGATTCTCCAGCAGAGCGGCATGCCCTGCCGCATCTATGGCGTGCGCCGGCACATCACCCAGGACGAGGTGGAGGGCCACCTCACCTACCGGCCCTTCAGCGAGCAGGGCTTCATCGAGGACCTGCGCACCGCGCGCGCGGTGGTGGCCGGCGGGGGCTACACGCTGATGAGCGAGGCGGTCTACCTGCACAAGCCCGTGCTCTCGATTCCCGTGGAGGGCCAGTTCGAGCAGATCATCAACGGGCTCTACCTGGAGCGGCTGGGCTACGGGATGCATGCCCGGCACCTCACGGCGGACACGCTGCGGGAGTTCCTCGCGCGCGTGCCCCGCTGCCAGGAGGCGCTGAAGGGCTACGTGCAGGAGGGCAACACGCGGATGCTCGCCGCGCTGGGCGAGCAGCTCGAGCGGGCCTATGCCTACCGGGGTCACTGGCGGGCCGAGATGGCCGAGCAGGACTGA
- a CDS encoding LysR family transcriptional regulator, whose protein sequence is MQLESLKMFCDVVETGSFSRAAQLNHVTQSAVSQQIRALENRYEQKLLSRSARQVTPTPAGERLFRGCKEILARFAEVEQEIREQAAEVQGTTTVSTIYSVGLHELQSVQKQLLKTHPKVNMRLNYRRNDQVYDDVILGAAEIGIVAYPQPRAGVDILPFRDDKLAVVCAPSHPFSSKAKVSLTALSGVPFIAFDREAPTRKALDRLFREKNLDLNPVMEMDNVETIKRAVEMGLGVAILPLSTCQAEVQANSLVVKPFAEGPVSRPIGLLIRKGKYLDRASAAVLDAFKLAASSDE, encoded by the coding sequence ATGCAGCTCGAAAGCCTGAAGATGTTCTGTGATGTCGTGGAGACGGGCTCGTTCTCTCGCGCGGCACAACTGAACCACGTGACGCAGTCGGCGGTCAGCCAGCAGATCCGCGCGCTGGAGAACCGGTACGAGCAGAAGCTGCTGTCGCGCAGCGCACGCCAGGTTACCCCCACGCCCGCAGGCGAGCGGCTGTTCCGCGGCTGCAAGGAGATCCTGGCGCGCTTCGCGGAGGTGGAGCAGGAGATCCGCGAGCAGGCCGCCGAGGTGCAGGGCACCACCACCGTCTCCACCATCTACTCGGTGGGGCTGCACGAGCTGCAGAGCGTGCAGAAGCAGCTGCTCAAGACGCACCCCAAGGTGAACATGCGCCTGAACTACCGGCGCAATGATCAGGTCTACGACGACGTCATCCTCGGGGCGGCGGAGATTGGCATTGTGGCCTACCCGCAGCCGCGCGCCGGCGTGGACATCCTGCCGTTCCGCGACGACAAGCTGGCGGTGGTGTGCGCGCCCAGCCACCCGTTCTCCAGCAAGGCCAAGGTGAGCCTCACCGCGCTGTCGGGCGTGCCCTTCATCGCCTTCGACCGCGAGGCCCCCACGCGCAAGGCGCTGGACCGGCTCTTCCGCGAGAAGAACCTGGACCTCAACCCCGTGATGGAGATGGACAACGTCGAGACCATCAAGCGCGCGGTGGAGATGGGGCTCGGGGTGGCCATCCTCCCGCTGTCCACCTGCCAGGCCGAGGTGCAGGCCAACTCGCTGGTGGTGAAGCCCTTCGCCGAGGGCCCCGTGTCGCGCCCCATCGGCCTGCTCATCCGCAAGGGCAAGTACCTGGACCGCGCCTCCGCCGCGGTGCTCGACGCCTTCAAGCTGGCCGCGTCCAGCGACGAGTAG